One Sander vitreus isolate 19-12246 chromosome 22, sanVit1, whole genome shotgun sequence DNA segment encodes these proteins:
- the LOC144536999 gene encoding tripartite motif-containing protein 16-like gives MAQKGVQLDRETFSCSFCLDLLKDPVTTPCGHSYCMNCINIFWDQEDEKKTYSCPQCKQSFTPRPVLLKNTMLAVVVEELKKTGLPDEHCYAGPEDVACDFCTGRKLKALKSCKQCLVSYCEKHLQPHFDAAQLKTHKLVDPAKKLQEGANVCSRHNEGMQMFCRTDQKLICYLCPLDEHEGHDTVSAAAERAKMQGELDGSRKNIQQSIQDREKEVKLLQQEAEAIDRFADKAVKDNEKIFNELIHLMEKKSSDVNQMIRSEQKIKASQVKELQEKLEQEITELKSKDAELMTLSLTEDHNQFLQEYPSLSPISEPTNIPSTKMHTLWFFEDVTAAVSEVGAKLQKVLGEKWTNVNTRAVLLKYSREISLDPDTAHNQLSLSEGNRKAIFTTGQSNLYRLARFTSCPQVLSKQSLTGRCYWEVELRGREVCVAVAYNSISRTGSSAECTFGAKDGSWALSLYGGYSDDWAYFRNNNVQTPVSGPRSSRVGVYLDHSAGTLSFYSVSETMTLLHRVQTTFTEPLHVGFRLSHYEDTAEFICLE, from the coding sequence ATGGCGCAGAAAGGAGTTCAGCTGGACCGGGAGACATTCTCTTGTTCTTTCTGTCTGGATCTACTGAAGGATCCGGTGACTACTCCCTGTGGACACAGCTACTGCATGAACTGTATTAACATTTTCTGGGATCAAGAGGATGAGAAGAAAACCTACAGCTGCCCTCAGTGCAAACAGAGCTTCACTCCGAGGCCTGTCCTGCTGAAAAACACCATGTTAGCAGTTGTAGTGGAGGAGCTAAAGAAGACTGGACTCCCTGATGAACACTGCTATGCTGGACCTGAAGATGTGGCCTGTGATTTCTGCACAGGGAGAAAACTGAAAGCCCTCAAGTCCTGTAAGCAATGTCTGGTCTCTTACTGCGAGAAACACCTTCAGCCTCATTTTGACGCAGCTCAATTAAAGACACACAAGCTGGTGGACCCCGCCAAGAAGCTCCAGGAGGGAGCCAACGTCTGCTCTCGTCATAATGAGGGGATGCAGATGTTCTGCCGTACAGATCAGAAGTTAATCTGTTATCTCTGCCCCCTGGATGAACATGAAGGCCACGACACAGTCTcggctgcagcagagagggCTAAGATGCAGGGAGAGCTTGACGGGAGTCGAAAAAACATCCAGCAGAGCAtccaggacagagagaaagaggtgaaGCTGCTTCAACAGGAGGCGGAGGCTATCGATCGCTTTGCTGATAAAGCAGTGAAAGACAACGAGAAGATCTTCAACGAGCTGATCCATCTCATGGAGAAAAAAAGCTCTGACGTGAATCAGATGATCAGATCGGAGCAGAAAATTAAAGCGAGTCAAGTCAAAGAGCTTcaggagaagctggagcagGAGATCACTGAGCTGAAGAGCAAAGATGCCGAGCTGATGACGCTGTCACTCACAGAGGATCACAACCAGTTTCTGCAAGAGTACCCCTCACTGTCACCAATCAGTGAACCTACAAACATACCCAGCACCAAAATGCATACTCTGTGGTTCTTTGAGGATGTGACAGCAGCTGTGTCAGAGGTCGGAGCTAAACTACAGAAAGTTCTGGGTGAGAAATGGACAAACGTAAACACCAGAGCTGTGTTGTTAAAATATTCACGTGAAATCTCGCTGGATCCAGACACAGCACACAACCAGCTGTCATTATCTGAGGGGAACAGAAAAGCAATATTTACGACAGGACAGTCTAATTTGTATCGTTTAGCCAGATTCACTTCATGTCCTCAGGTCCTGAGTAAACAGAGTCTGACTGGACGTTGCTACTGGGAGGTGGAgttgagagggagagaagttTGTGTAGCCGTCGCATACAACAGCATCAGCAGAACCGGCAGCAGTGCAGAATGTACATTTGGAGCGAAAGACGGATCTTGGGCGTTATCATTATACGGCGGTTATTCCGACGACTGGGCTTACTTTCGGaacaacaatgttcaaactCCCGTCTCAGGTCCTCGGTCCTCCAGAGTAGGAGTGTACCTGGATCACAGTGCAGGTACTCTGTCCTTCTACAGCGTCTCTGAAACCATGACTCTCCTCCACAGAGTCCAGACCACATTCACTGAGCCTCTCCATGTTGGATTTCGGCTTTCACATTATGAAGACACTGCTGAGTTCATTTGCCTCGAGTAG
- the LOC144537001 gene encoding uncharacterized protein LOC144537001 isoform X1 gives MCRGKSVVVFVVLTFLWTFNGADDTQVFCVFMESCILPCRFQPGDEPVIHWYQMTTKDTLAHSYYHNQDQFRLQDQHFRGRTSLFKDQISRGNSSLRLTGVEVQDQGRYKCYTSTITGNKELFIKLNVDAPVDRVNIQQVENRITCSSEGIYPQPELTWSTSPPSNVSLENNPTVQQTEQLLYNINSSLIASVTDLVYSCTVSTRTNKRTATLFKPTSISGSDTETTIPCESLNPPLTGLVWRFNHSQIILNKNGDNVLYTEEWRQQVKNVSESGSLTLKDLSSDQEGIYTCELSNAEETYVTNTLLRIEESPGTANVAAIGVVVLMLVVLLVLLCIYLYIKNKKDKRTEGQRTTTSWSTHDMTRHLTALQPTALEKPKTRVLLY, from the exons ATGTGTCGGGGCAAGAGTGTCGTGGTTTTTGTGGTCTTGACCTTTTTGTGGACTTTTAACGGAGCAG ATGATACTCAGGTCTTCTGCGTTTTCATGGAGAGCTGCATCTTACCGTGCAGATTTCAGCCTGGTGATGAACCAGTCATCCACTGGTATCAGATGACAACAAAAGACACTCTGGCTCATTCCTACTATCACAACCAGGACCAGTTTAGACTACAGGACCAGCACTTCAGAGGCAGGACGTCGCTGTTCAAGGACCAGATCTCCAGAGGAAACTCCTCGCTCCGGTTGACAGGGGTGGAGGTTCAGGACCAGGGAAGATACAAGTGCTACACCAGCACCATCACTGGCAACAAGGAGTTATTTATCAAGCTGAATGTGGACG CTCCTGTCGATAGAGTCAACATTCAGCAGGTAGAGAACAGGATCACCTGCAGCTCAGAAGGGATCTACCCTCAGCCTGAGCTCACCTGGTCCACCAGCCCTCCGTCCAACGTGAGCTTGGAGAACAATCCCACAGTCCAGCAGACTGAACAGCTGCTCTACAACATCAACAGCTCTCTGATAGCTTCAGTTACTGATCTGGTCTACAGCTGCACCGTGAGCACGCGCACAAACAAGAGGACAGccactttgtttaaaccaa CTTCTATCAGTGGTTCAGACACTGAAACAACAATCCCCTGTGAGTCCTTAAACCCTCCACTAACAGGCCTCGTTTGGAGGTTCAACCACAGTCAGATCATCCTGAACAAGAACGGAGACAACGTCCTCTACACAGAGGAGTGGAGGCAGCAGGTGAAGAATGTGTCTGAGTCAGGCAGCCTCACACTAAAAGACCTATCTTCAGATCAAGAGGGGATATACACGTGTGAACTCAGTAATGCTGAGGAGACCTACGTAACCAACACTCTTCTGAGGATAGAAGAAAGTCCAG gcaCTGCTAATGTTGCAGCCATTGGAGTGGTTGTTCTCATGTTGGTTGTCTTGCTGGTGCTACTCTGCATATACctgtatataaaaaacaaaaaag ACAAAAGAACAGAAGGACAGAGAACTACCACAAGTTGGAGTACCCATGAT
- the LOC144537001 gene encoding uncharacterized protein LOC144537001 isoform X2 — MCRGKSVVVFVVLTFLWTFNGADDTQVFCVFMESCILPCRFQPGDEPVIHWYQMTTKDTLAHSYYHNQDQFRLQDQHFRGRTSLFKDQISRGNSSLRLTGVEVQDQGRYKCYTSTITGNKELFIKLNVDAPVDRVNIQQVENRITCSSEGIYPQPELTWSTSPPSNVSLENNPTVQQTEQLLYNINSSLIASVTDLVYSCTVSTRTNKRTATLFKPTSISGSDTETTIPCESLNPPLTGLVWRFNHSQIILNKNGDNVLYTEEWRQQVKNVSESGSLTLKDLSSDQEGIYTCELSNAEETYVTNTLLRIEESPGTANVAAIGVVVLMLVVLLVLLCIYLYIKNKKTKEQKDRELPQVGVPMI; from the exons ATGTGTCGGGGCAAGAGTGTCGTGGTTTTTGTGGTCTTGACCTTTTTGTGGACTTTTAACGGAGCAG ATGATACTCAGGTCTTCTGCGTTTTCATGGAGAGCTGCATCTTACCGTGCAGATTTCAGCCTGGTGATGAACCAGTCATCCACTGGTATCAGATGACAACAAAAGACACTCTGGCTCATTCCTACTATCACAACCAGGACCAGTTTAGACTACAGGACCAGCACTTCAGAGGCAGGACGTCGCTGTTCAAGGACCAGATCTCCAGAGGAAACTCCTCGCTCCGGTTGACAGGGGTGGAGGTTCAGGACCAGGGAAGATACAAGTGCTACACCAGCACCATCACTGGCAACAAGGAGTTATTTATCAAGCTGAATGTGGACG CTCCTGTCGATAGAGTCAACATTCAGCAGGTAGAGAACAGGATCACCTGCAGCTCAGAAGGGATCTACCCTCAGCCTGAGCTCACCTGGTCCACCAGCCCTCCGTCCAACGTGAGCTTGGAGAACAATCCCACAGTCCAGCAGACTGAACAGCTGCTCTACAACATCAACAGCTCTCTGATAGCTTCAGTTACTGATCTGGTCTACAGCTGCACCGTGAGCACGCGCACAAACAAGAGGACAGccactttgtttaaaccaa CTTCTATCAGTGGTTCAGACACTGAAACAACAATCCCCTGTGAGTCCTTAAACCCTCCACTAACAGGCCTCGTTTGGAGGTTCAACCACAGTCAGATCATCCTGAACAAGAACGGAGACAACGTCCTCTACACAGAGGAGTGGAGGCAGCAGGTGAAGAATGTGTCTGAGTCAGGCAGCCTCACACTAAAAGACCTATCTTCAGATCAAGAGGGGATATACACGTGTGAACTCAGTAATGCTGAGGAGACCTACGTAACCAACACTCTTCTGAGGATAGAAGAAAGTCCAG gcaCTGCTAATGTTGCAGCCATTGGAGTGGTTGTTCTCATGTTGGTTGTCTTGCTGGTGCTACTCTGCATATACctgtatataaaaaacaaaa AGACAAAAGAACAGAAGGACAGAGAACTACCACAAGTTGGAGTACCCATGAT